Proteins from a single region of Rana temporaria chromosome 5, aRanTem1.1, whole genome shotgun sequence:
- the LOC120940202 gene encoding homeobox protein Hox-A4-like → MAMSSFLINSNYIEPKFPPCEEYAQNNYLHNQSPEYYERPREPGFEAPPEALYQGPSTYQEATYGYSHLTPNHDAGVTQDGLPGKGQSQQLLQSHVLRQPPQHCEPIGVSNDSIHTEKNAAASAALKCKEPVVYPWMKKIHCNIVNPNYTGGEPKRSRTAYTRQQVLELEKEFHFNRYLTRRRRIEIAHTLCLSERQVKIWFQNRRMKWKKDHKLPNTKMRSANSSAPSQQPKVQGHHQHTDGSTTPLL, encoded by the exons ATGGCCATGAGTTCGTTTTTGATAAACTCCAACTACATCGAGCCCAAATTCCCACCCTGCGAGGAATATGCCCAAAATAACTACTTGCACAACCAGTCTCCTGAATACTACGAGCGGCCGAGGGAACCGGGCTTCGAGGCTCCTCCAGAGGCTCTCTACCAAGGTCCAAGTACCTACCAAGAAGCCACCTATGGATACAGCCACCTCACCCCAAACCATGACGCTGGGGTCACCCAGGATGGGCTCCCTGGCAAAGGACAATCTCAGCAACTTCTCCAAAGCCACGTCCTCAGACAGCCACCCCAGCACTGTGAGCCTATAGGAGTGTCCAATGACAGCATCCATACTGAGAAAAacgctgctgcttctgctgccctcAAATGCAAAGAGCCCGTGGTCTATCCTTGGATGAAGAAAATCCATTGCAACATAG TTAATCCAAATTACACTGGAGGGGAACCCAAAAGGTCTCGAACTGCCTACACCAGACAACAAGTATTAGAGCTGGAaaaggagttccactttaaccgtTACCTGACCAGACGCCGGAGAATAGAGATAGCCCACACGTTATGCCTATCCGAACGTCAGGTCAAGATCTGGTTCCAGAACAGGAGGATGAAGTGGAAGAAAGACCACAAACTGCCCAACACTAAGATGCGCTCAGCAAACTCATCAGCCCCCAGCCAGCAGCCAAAAGTACAGGGtcatcatcagcacacagatgggTCAACAACCCCATTACTATAA